The Populus nigra chromosome 4, ddPopNigr1.1, whole genome shotgun sequence genome contains the following window.
TATATGGAATCAACCTATATATAATCATTGATGCGCAAGCCGTAGAAGATTATtacagaaatcaaaagaagtgaAGATGAAGTGTGTGCTTGTGAGTGATTGTAGAGAGGAAGAGAGGAAAGTATATAAACAAACATAGAAGGTATCCTGTCTGTCAGATTGATATAGCTATGTacaacaaacaaaaaccatTTGGTATGAGGTATAAATCCCTGATCTGACATGCAATTTTCCTCAAGATGCAGATAAATATTAATGATCTTCAtatgtttatatatgtttgtgaTATTCATAAGATCTAGAAAATTTACCTTTTTACAAACTGAGCAACTGGATCCTTTCCTTGTGCATACATGACATGGtagttttattctttatatttacTTAATCTTGATGTATATAAgaacaataaatattaatcaCCATGCATGCAATTCTTCATCTGATCATCACTTAGAGTAGTGATTGATCGGCTATACTTTGCATCACCTTAACCTGAGTGGCAAGGCATTTTATGTAATGAGCAGTTTCTTCCAACAAACAGCAAATATCCATGGAATCTCCTCCAGGAACAAGCTTTCGAAGAGTATCAGTACGACTTGGTTCTCTTGAGATTATCACCTTATTTCTTATAAccctcttcttcttattcttctttgaaACCAAGCATCTCTTTCTCAAGACTCCCTGGATTCTGGCTCGGTTTCTAAGCTTGAAAAGAAGGGCTCGGCTCCAAGTTCTGCTTGGACCAACTGCACGAGCCATCGATGCATAAGCAGCAATCTTTATTCTATGAGTACTCCTTTTCCTGACTCCTTCATTTGATTGGGAACCACCAAATCTATCACTCCTTTTCATTCTCAAAAGGGATCTGAGAAATCTACTGGCAAACCTGGTCTTGATGGACTTTGTGTGTCTTGTAGCTATTTCATGCTTTGAAGCCATGGTTGCAAGTTccaagaaaagataaaagagagagagcagtGAAGTGAATATTAGGGTTTTGAAGAGGGAATTTGTTTCAAAACTATAGCAGTAGGAGTAGTATAGCATGAATCATAAGTAAAATCCTAGTACTAACTAACTAGCTCTGACACAAGTCACTTTATGGAGGGGATGAAAGAGGGACAAGTGAGCATTTGAGATTGGAAGTTAGGATTTTCTTCTGACACAAAGGGGGCCTCTTGCTTGCTAGGACAAAAGCCAAATTTCCATCCCTGACACACAAATCTGCTCTTAATGTTCTAAAAAGCCTAGGAAAGAGAGAGGAGGTTTTCTTCCATGGATATGGAGAGCTAATTATGAGattgatagagagagagagagagagatagataaAGCTAATAGGGAAGGAATATTAGATGAGGAGTGGAAGGGATTGAATTTGGACGGCTAGAGAGAATTTTAGCCTTTATGTTTTCCCAACCTAAagggtttttattaattattttcctcTAGCTCTTGACAACAAAAGGAGTACTCTTGGGATAACTTTGTTCTTCACAtgctgtattatttttttatttttttattaatatatcaaaaccattgaaaaaatattttaaaaaatattaatttaattccttttcaatctaaatatatttttaaaatgcatccaAACACAGTTccagataaaaaacaaacaatctatTAACATactcacaaaatattatttttctatcattataaaatcatgtttagataatatttcggtatatatagaaaaaacacaaacaaaatagaCATAAATTGTTTGGTTAAGaacatcataaatataaaataaatctatttctaTACATTCAAATATATACATTCAAgatataaaatacaaacaaacatGGCTTCTCTGTCTCgctatctttgtttttttttttttcctcccctcAAAACACTACTTTACCTATGATTTGAACCTTCATGGAAATACACGAACCAAAACATATATATGAACTAAGCTAAGGAATTTCCTTAAGCATGGTTATCTTTGTTCATGATAGAAGTGTGCCACGTGTCCATTTCCATAAAGGGGCGTGGGCTTCACGCCATCTCCTCTGTGTGCTAAAAGCCATGTAAAGATTATGCTGCGGCTGTTGCTTTATTACTGGAAACGAAATTCAGCAGGGAGCCCCCACTGTGTTGAACCGAGAAGAAGACAGGCCTTGTTTTTACGCCTGTAAGAAACAAGAGCTGAGGGTGCACGCGCCACGAATGCAATactaaagaaagaaagcagGCAAGcaacctagctagctagctagctgttttttttattattaaaaaaattattattattaattgtttttaaggaAAAAGAGTAGAGAAATTCCCTGTCAAGGAGGGATAGGGTTGGAGAAGTGGGTTAGTGGACCCACAAGGGGCCAACCACCACATGATCGCACATGGTTCAGTTACCCACTTGTCTAATGAGAACCTTTTTCCCTTATCTAATCCTTGAttacttatttgttttattaatgataaaagaTATATtcgaattaatttatatataaatcaacattatttatttagaagattttaaaaatcaaaacttgtaTCTACAACTCAATAAAAACGCGTTTTCAAAGTAATTATTGGTTGAAAAGTACTGCATTGAATTTctcggtgatttttttaaaaaaattatctcaattttaaatattcagttattaaatcaagtttaataaatatttttatattattttctaataaaattgaAGTGTTTTATACATCTTTCAACCaaattatatgaataattaatccaaataaaatatatgatttatttttattcaaaaaaaaacatgtatgttaaaataaaatatggagTAAAATACATTATGTTTTATTCTTTGAAATAACATTTCCGTGTTTCTTTCTAATTAGTCCTATGCATTCTTAGCTACATGATCGCCGTGATAGAAAGGAGTGATCAATTGGATACTTGAGTCTCCTTTTATAATTTCcccaaattaatatcattttctttgtcAAGAATTTTTTGACGTTTTCTTTTCCTACCTCGTGTTACTTTGATTAATTTCCATGGGTTTGAATAGAATaattgaactcttttttttttacatgtttttttaagtaagaaatatcaagtttaaattaaaatatttatgtatatatctaattaaataaatcaaaaataatctgtgtcaaaatataaaaaaaaaatcaataacaataaCCAAATATGTATTTAGAAAAGTTAATTAGAAGGTGGATGTTaaacaagatatttaatcttataaCACAGTTTATTTACCTTATTGTATTCAATGAATCTGtgtattaaaattgttttttatttaatcaaataatagtagaaatagaaacatataaaattgaatgaataaaataaaaagaaaaaaatatctcacaAGGTTGCATTtatattatccaaaaataaatattttttttatttttacaataaatttcaattatataaaacataagaaaattatAGATCAATTAGAAAAtgtctttaaaattaaatgcaaacaaaatacttaaaatacaaccactatttaaaaaaaaccaaataaaaatataaaagcattAAAGAGAAggggtattaatttaaatataaattaaaaaaattatttaaaaaaaatataaaatataattggggtagatgacatgttgttcgtcccaattttttttgaaaaaagaaacaaaatcaaacaacgCTTCGCCTGACTTTGCACAAATTCTAGCAATTGTAATGGCCGAAAAATCAAGATTGAActattttttacctaaaaactcATTCTCAAATCATTTCTAATCTAAAATACCTAGAAAACACCATAGAAACCTTAATGAATCTATCCATGGcctcaatatttttctctctttaccgTCGTAATCCAATGatatctctctcttctttctcaaacCATGgattaagaaataacaaaaacaagtttatgtaccaaaattaaattgaaaaaatattaagggacCATATAGGTATAATATATGAACTTTGAGGACTAAAGTGAATTTCTTATAAGAACTTTGAAACCATTATCTATTTGCGGCGCTTTTTCCACTTTGATTCCccatcttttgattttatccttattcAACAAATTTGACTCAATTATCCTTTGATTTGGTCAAACCActaaaaatttctaaatatcGGAGTCACAACCTCTATATGACTCACCATCCAGATAAATAGATTTGGGGCATAACATCTCATGGAGCCCTTCCTAGTTTTCCTATAATGGTTGATATATGGGATTGTCTCTGCCAAGATTGCAGCATGGGGGTTAATCTTGGTATTCTTATACTCAACAAACAAATTGGTTTCTTCCAAACTGATAATTCCAACTGTAAAGGGATATAATTCTAGtctaaatatcattaaaatatatattctacaCTTCTCCATTCTAGCATTTGAATCAAACTTTTTTTGCAATCAGCAGCTCCTCTTGTCGTTTCCATCTTAAGCCTCcatagtttttttctctatatttgTTCATCTGATTGATTCCTAATAGCTTAGCAAGTTCTTTAAGGATATTCTTGGTTCTTTGGTGAAAGTATACCTTGTGAATATCTTTAGGGAAATATATCAAGATATCATACTCCTCAATAGTATATAACATATCTACATCTTCGAATGTAAACCATCAATAACGAGGTCCTAAAAGTGTATTAAGGTTTTTATGGCCAATGACAGCATTGGCACCTTCAAAGGGTGTAAAATCCTCTTATTTATCTTGTTAAATTTTGTCTAATCTTCTAGGCATTTGATGAGCCAGACCATTTTGCTGACATCATTTACCACACATATTATATCCTTAAGTTATGGTATCCCGCTAACATCCAATCTAGGGTAATCTCCCTCCATCAGCTGCAGTGATTCGAATTCATGCTCATACTCAACAGTAATGATCTCACAATCAAGGCCATTATGTCACCTATAAGTCTTGAAATTAAGATGCTACATGTTAAACTTGCCTTGGTGAAATTTACAAAGGGCACAACCTAAAGGTAAGCTCTAGACACTAGGTGTATCAAGGTAGGATATTACCTGGTCTTAAAAGATCTCTCATCTGCTCAATGATCATCTTCGAAAGGTTGATATGAGGCTTACAAAAAGGGTAAAGATAAAGGCTCTGAATAATATCATATTGGCATATCACTACCaagtaaataattaaacaagAGTTGGATAGTTCTAATAGTCTTACCCAGACTAAAGTTATTGGGGGTATCGTCACTCCTCTACCTAATCTAAAGTTGATATTGTATGCATTCAAAGTATAGTGCACGGTGTTTGAATGCACAAGTTTATATCCAATATATACATGATAAAGATGtcaaaaaagataaacaaacaaacacaacatAATAAACATCGTAGAAATTAACAGACAAAAGGtgaagcttagtccaatatttTTCCCAATACAGTTGTCATTTTGTCATTACCTAACATCGCAGcgacctttaaaaaaaaatagatatctgacatcttgttcttaGAGTGGAAAAGTCTTGTTTAAAAAGTCGTCATCTAATACTATGACCATTAAGAACTCTAACTAGTCAACAAATATTATATGGTACgtgattggttacgtaaaagaaaagatattatcatTCATATAACATCTTAACTGAGGTAGGttgcattgttggttttttcttaaattatgaAGGGTAAGTTGTGTTATGTTATTGATAGTCTGCCCATAATATTCATGACTCTTGAGTCGATGAATATTCAACTAAAATCACTTCCAACTCTAGTGTTGGTAAGTATTATATAAAAAGTATGATATTCTTAACTTTAACATCAGTGAAAATTGAGCTAAAAATACTCTCAATTATAATATTAGTGAATactaatattcctgactctgataTTAGTAGATATTGgacaaataatatttctaattttgataTTGGTGAATATtgctcaaatttaatatattttactatGACGtcaatgaatatattttattttttatgtttcaagcAATGGCTTGTTGTAAGTCTATTaaccttaaaaattataattaaaggtcaaaatatttttgatttgattaatgaaaGGGAACAAGGTTacgctattatttatttaaaaatttagatatgTCAGTTTaataaaccttttaatttttaaaaaaaattaatgaacttaataaacttgttataaaGCTAGGAAATGGATGTGAAATGATGAGCATttgattgacttttctttcttgaaaaaaagctaaaacgacagatggttttttttttttttacaatgacgAGGCATGCAAAAAAAACGCAACTATTGgtatttttcaacatttaacAGACTTGGTCATGCCATTCTTTATAAACTAAGTTCTGTAAAatctcattttgttttattattattattaaaaggaCAAGCTTGAAGTGTGATAAGATACAATACGATTAAAAATGCACACACGGGGATAACACATGGCCCAAACAAAGTACAAAATCAGACCTAGAAAACGAGCCCATTTGCACATATAAGGCCTCTTGGCATGCCTGAAAAGCCCGGCCCATTTTCATCTTAAAGGTAAACCTAAAAGGCCCATATTGTACCAAGCAGTATGCACATCCCcaaaaagaaatatgaattaTCATACAAAATCAAGGCAGGCGCAGTACACGCGTATTCGTGAACAATCCTGTGCAACGCTTCATCTTCATCCTTTTAGCCTAGTTATCATTtgtggtattattattattattattattattatgagaaATACTACTTTTTTGCTAGTGTGTTTTTTCCCCttacttctctttctcttccaaGTCTCTCcctttcatattattatttcagTAAATTTCACTTTTAGTTTTATATCATAGATTATAAACAAATTTATGATTAATAATGTTTGGTGTATGGAGAACTATAAACCCTAAGGTTTAGATTTAGGATGTGTCCATTAAAAATGGTTGAGGTCTAGATTTGTTCTTTGAttataatacacacacacacacacacgtttaTGCATGGAAAAATGACTTGAAGATGCTCATGTACTTTAACCTATTTTTCATAAGACAtggattaaaatattatatatttttcaagcatTTTGGTTTTGTAGCtatatctatataatattaaactttttcAGCTTTCattgaggaaaaaaacaaaaattatatatatgaaacacAATTTAGAAATTGACTTAACCTAAGTTCTAGATCACTTGCAAGTTATGTGTGTTAATCTAAGTTatcttaaacttttattttttaacaaaaaatttttttttttcaataacctaACTACAACCAAATCTTTAGTTAATAGGTGACCAAGTTAATCTTATTAGGTCCAAGTAGGTGGGTTGTATCTTAtaatactggaaaaaaaattattttggttaaataaaaaggtaacaaaacaaactaAATGAGGTTGCCAATTGATAACACAATGCTTCCCTTTCCCATCCAatttctctcaattttattctctatATATTATCTCtttcatgtttatttgtttaatttgaatttctttctcATTCACAAttactgggttttttttaatggaatctCAAGATTATGGCTACTTCACTAATCTCATGTATGACGGGTCCAACCTGAATACACAACTATCATAAGAAAATTATGATCTACTCATTCAATATTCCAATCAAGCCATTATGTCATCTCAAAATCCATGTGAAAATCCACCTAAGACTAAGAAGATAAAGCAATCTAGCAACTTTAGAGAGGAAGAGGATATTTGTCTTATAGAAATATGGATCAATACTAGCATGGATGCATTAtgagaaaatgaacaaaaaacaaacaaggcatATTGCAAAAGAATTCATGGCAACTACCACAAAAACAATAAGTTTATATCTAAATGTATATCAAGTTCTTTAATGTATCGTTAGTCTACCAttcaaataacaattaataaGTCTTGTACAAACTATgctcaaattaaaaatagaaacaaaagtgATTTCACCTTTCAAGACAGgatattgtttatataaaactcatatatttaaattcatttaatttataaatttttttaagtaatgcATTCCAATGTACTTTATTATTAGGTCAATGAAGTGAAGATTGTATatcaaaaaattcaagattgatCATTCATATTTCAACATTGTTGGGATGTTACTGAAGAGTCAACCTAAATAGAtggtttaaaattcaaaaaaaaagtcaaaaaatattacaaatgcAACTCCCAtaacttatttttctcttactcaaagttcaatcaatttagaaaaagatAATATTGTATTTGGTTACAACAATAATTGGAGAAGCTGATAGGTAAAAATATGGcaaagaagttaaaaaaaacaatggtagCACAAGTTTTCATGTTAGATTGATTTTAGAGAATTATAAAGAACAAAATAGAAATGGAATGTAAAAAGAtgaacttttttgaaaaaataaattcaagaggAAGAGaaatatgaaaagataaaaatagaatGAGACATGATTGTTATTATGCAAAAAGAACTTCTattcaaacaagaagaagaaaaaaagagaataatatTGATAGATACGCAAGCATGtctcaatatttgattaaatattataagATGTGTAAGATAAAGATATTAGTTAAATGATATAATAGTGGTTTTAAGtagtatatattatttaaattttcattatttctttAAGTATATgcatttgtattattattattatttatttctactataataaaaagaatttatttttaagtattattaaataattaaaagtgaaCATAATTTGAAGCAATGGACAACataaaataatacacttaaTATTCAAagactttttatttcaaaaagcatgaatataatcatatttttagaagaatcagctaaaataaatttttagctatgctcaaatatatttatttttgtagtaggttatttttttaggcaGAAAGGAACTCAAAACATTATTACTTTTCACATTTTAGTTTTGTACAATCAAAAATAGAATACCTttcattcataaaaatttatatttcatttgtgaaaacttttttttatttattttataaataaaaattcatcaaacataattttaaccaaatctatcttcttctttttttccagcTACAATctcaaaaactaaaactatCATTACCACTACCACAAAACAgttgtttcatattttttaagctTCTGTTGTTTCCCAAACAGCAACcaaataacttttgatttatgCATCAAACACATAATTGTATTTTAGttcaataaaaactaaaataacatgtttttttttatactattgcCACAATGCAAAACAtcataagtgttttttaaaaattttaaaaaaattatatatattttttaaattaatatatttttcatgttttcatatcattttaatatactaatatcaaaaatagttttaaaaaataaaaaaatatattattttaaaataaaaaacacttcaaaaaacaaacattaccaCTCCTCTCCTCTACTCTAGACGTTGCACTCTACAACTTTCTTAGGCATAAACGTACAACACAATAAACAAGGAAACTAGTTTGCCAAAATGATTTAAGGAATTGAGCACCATATACAAACCAATCTTCTCTTCCCACCCCATTATATAAAGAATATCAACTGTTTTACAACCAGCAGCGAGCTACCCCCTTGGATGCCTAAGCAGTAAACCCAAAATCTCCAAAACCATCGCGCACCAATGTTCCGTGGTGTTTATGGACTCTACTCGTTACAAAAtgggataaaagaaaaaaatcagaagaGGAAATACAAAGAATGTTGGCTAcctttttatcaaaaattatcATTACAGCGTTGACCTCCCCAAAATGATTCCCATCCCTATGACATCATGGACTCTATGCATGGGGCACTTCTTGATTTCAAACACCGGACCACTGGGTCTCAACTCAGCCCCAGAAAGGCAAAGAGCAGAGGCgattgaaacaaaagaaaatcccCCCCAACACCcccaaaaaaatacaacagGTGAAACAAGGAGAACAAAGAGTAGGCGTGACAGGCCTCTTCTGATGTAGAATGGACCAGACTCACCATGTAATGACTAACCTGAACCCATGGCAGAGAAAGTCGTAGCCCCCTTGTCCCACTACGCAGACTAACTGGGAACTCAAACATGCAAAGCTCCTCAAAAACTTTGAGCCTGATAATTCTTCAGGCCTGACTGACTTCCATGATCTTTGAACTACGCAAATGCTTTAATGAGACTGGCAATGACTCTAATGAAATATGCATGAACAGGAAGCAATGAACAAGTTTGACCGCAGGCCCTCCAAAGCCTCTAAATTATGAAGCACCAGCAGTTGATGCCTTctccaatttttctttttcaatcacTACCCTCCTCTGCTCAGCATGCTCGGCAACACCATTAGCCAGCGCTTGAAAATGAAAGTCAAGCGTCTGGGTAAGATTCTGAAACCTTAATGGATCTGATGCTTGCATGGCTGATTCAAGGGAACCAAAACAACAAAAGTAACTGGTTAGATGGCAAAAAGAAATTagtcttcaattatttttttctgtatgATAGCAAAAGAGGTTTCCCTTGCCTTTGATCGTGTccacaaagaaaatgaaagggtCCACCTCATCAATTGGTGATTGCAACTCCTCATCGTCACTATAGTCATCATCTGAgtcatcgtcatcgtcatcaTGTGGACGGAAAGATTTTGCCTGTGATGTGCATATAGCAGGTGATGATCAAGAAAGTGTTACAAGCATAAACGAgttgaagaaaaacatgaaacaaACAGTTCAGAGAAACTTCAGCTAAAAATCACAGGATAAATAAGCGCTCTATAAACCAgggtttaaaattttagtttgatatGAAAACAATctcataaattttagtttgatacGAAAACAATCTAATGTAAAATTCCTAAGTGATGGCTCAACGTAtctcaaataagaaaaataaacaacatgGTAAAAGATATAACCCACATAAATTAGCAATCCCAACACAGAAGTTCATCTGTGAGATACAGGAATCGAGATATATAAATGGCTTAAAATGAATGGTGATGGCATAAGGAAATCTATTGCAAGGTTAGAACAGTTCATGGGACATGGCAGCATTATGGTTATGCAATATCCTATAAATAGACAAGCAGATCAAGAGAAGCTGGCTCCATTTGTTTCACCTTATTGGGGGCTATCAAGGATACAGAAGATGGAGAAACTTCAGAGCACGTGAGCAAACTACTGTAattgttttaatgaaataatttggCTGATAACACCAACCAACTAccagtttgaatttttttatatcaaggcGTCATGCCATCAACCAATTACTGGTTTTCCAAAAGAGATGCTATATATCAACAAGAAAACATAATGAATAAATCACAAACAGGCAAAATGGCAAGCCTTCTAATTTTAGTCAACTTTTTGGGCATTTATTAATTGTCTCTATTTCATGTATCCTTCGTTCAAAATATTC
Protein-coding sequences here:
- the LOC133691142 gene encoding transcription factor IBH1-like, producing MLYYSYCYSFETNSLFKTLIFTSLLSLFYLFLELATMASKHEIATRHTKSIKTRFASRFLRSLLRMKRSDRFGGSQSNEGVRKRSTHRIKIAAYASMARAVGPSRTWSRALLFKLRNRARIQGVLRKRCLVSKKNKKKRVIRNKVIISREPSRTDTLRKLVPGGDSMDICCLLEETAHYIKCLATQVKVMQSIADQSLL